A section of the Chloroflexota bacterium genome encodes:
- the rfbD gene encoding dTDP-4-dehydrorhamnose reductase, producing the protein MSTDRDAARVLVTGGGGQLASYLAQQLPARSTVALTRAELDVTDATAVERAFAEHAPAVVINTAAFNHVDMAETEFGRAFDVNAQGPLNLARACAAANATLVHVSTDYVFGGQSAREPLSEDALPAPLSVYGASKLAGEHLVRGTGVRHLIVRTCGLYGSRGSAVKGSNFVRTMLRLAREGRDLRVVNDQHCTPSYARDVAVAIVDLIEADARGTFHVVNDGACAWFEFAREIFAAAGLQPSLTAVPTAEYPTPARRPPYSVLDTERMVAARGRPLRDWRAAVRAYLAELGELDGAER; encoded by the coding sequence ATGAGCACCGACCGCGACGCCGCGCGCGTTCTTGTCACCGGCGGCGGCGGGCAGCTGGCGAGCTATCTGGCCCAGCAGCTCCCCGCTCGATCTACGGTCGCGCTGACGCGCGCCGAGCTCGACGTCACCGACGCCACGGCGGTTGAGCGGGCGTTCGCGGAACATGCGCCGGCGGTCGTCATCAACACCGCCGCGTTCAACCACGTGGACATGGCCGAGACGGAGTTCGGTCGCGCGTTCGACGTCAACGCCCAAGGCCCATTGAACCTGGCTCGGGCCTGCGCGGCGGCCAACGCCACGCTGGTCCACGTGAGCACCGACTACGTCTTCGGCGGCCAGTCGGCGCGAGAGCCGCTCTCGGAGGACGCCCTGCCGGCGCCCCTGAGCGTTTACGGCGCGTCCAAGCTGGCCGGTGAGCACCTGGTTCGCGGCACGGGCGTCCGGCACTTGATCGTGCGCACCTGCGGGCTCTATGGCTCACGCGGCTCTGCGGTCAAGGGCAGCAACTTTGTTCGCACAATGCTGCGGCTGGCGCGGGAAGGCCGCGACCTCCGCGTCGTCAACGATCAGCACTGCACGCCGTCGTATGCGCGGGACGTGGCGGTGGCGATCGTCGATCTGATCGAGGCCGACGCCCGCGGCACTTTCCACGTGGTCAACGACGGCGCGTGCGCCTGGTTCGAGTTCGCGCGGGAGATCTTCGCCGCCGCCGGCCTTCAACCGTCACTCACGGCGGTGCCGACGGCCGAATATCCAACGCCGGCGCGGCGCCCCCCGTACTCCGTGCTGGACACCGAGCGCATGGTCGCCGCGCGCGGGCGTCCGCTGCGGGACTGGCGCGCCGCCGTCCGCGCCTACCTGGCTGAGCT